ACTGATCCATCGATCGGGATTGGGAGTATTGATCGCTAAGAACCTGGAGCGATCGCACTAGCTTATCTACATCATCATTGCGATTGCCAATGCTAAACGCAAATACTAATTGACTCAGGGTGGGCATTTCTGCCACTGCATCGAGGGAATCCAATAAAATTTGATCGGCATCGAAGCCAGTTAGGGCAAGCCGATCGAGCATCACTGTCAATCTAGTCGGATCAAAGTTTGCCGTAATGGATGCTGGGATCGTGCGTAGGTTGAGAATGTGATCTATTTGCGATCGCGCTTGATTAGCCAGTTCAATCGTGCGATCGAGCAACTTATGTCCCGTGGTGGCCATTTGCCTTCTCGCCGCATCCAGCGAAGCCAACAGCAAAATACTAGGACTGGTTGATTGCAGCAGATTTATGGCGGCATCGATCGCTTCCAGCTCAAGGCCATATTCATTCAAACTATTACCGCAATGCAGGATTGAACTTTGAGTCAGACTGGTAGCCATTTTGTGGGTAGATTGCACCACCAAATCTGCACCAGCAGCGATCGCATCGATCGGCAGATCAGGATGAAAGTGCAAATGGGCACCATGAGCCTCATCAACCAGAACGGGCAAGTGATGAGCATGGGCGATCGCTACCATCTCCTTTAGTTCAGCACCCACCCCAAAATAGTTAGGGCTGGTGATTAATATTGCCCTGGCATCTGAATGCTTGGCCAATGCTTGTTTGAGCGTATGAATGCTAACGCCCAGATCCAGATCAAACTCGGTATTGTAGCTGGTGGGTAAATAGATCGGCCTTGCACCAGAAAGAATCAAAGCCGAAATGACCGATCGATGACAGTTGCGACCCACCAAAATTTTGTCGCCTGGTTGGCAAGTTGCTAAAACTATGGCCTGCACACCGATTGTGGAGCCATTCACCAGAAACCTGGTCTGTTTTGCACCATAGGCAGCGGCGGCGAGAGTTTCCGCCTGGGCGATCGTATCTTCCAGTCCTGGCAACTCTGGCAGATCTAGCTTAAAAATATTGCTGCCCAATAATTCATCAAGCTGCGGATCGATGCAATTCCCCCGCTTGTGCCCTGGCATATAAAAGGCAGCCTGGTCGATCGCTAAATATGATTGCAAAGCATTGAGGATTGGCGCTTGGCTTTGATCTAACTGCTCCATCGTTGCAGGCTAACTTACTTAATAAATTAACTTAATAAATTATAAGTTAGTTGAGATCGCTTCAACGGGGCAGGAAGGAATACACTGCTCACAGACAATGCAGCGCGATCGAGCAAAATTCAGCTTATATGTTTCAGGATTGAGCGTGAGTGCGCCAGTGGGGCAAACCCCCGTACACAAGCCGCAATCAACACAGATATTTTCATCGATCACAATTTCGCGGCCATTCATCGACACTTCAATATCCAGCGATCGCATCCATTCGACGGCTTCTTCCAGGCGATCGATATCCCCCGATAGCTCTACCACCATCTTACCCACCTGATTGGGAGCCACCTGCGCCCTGATAATATTGGCAGCCACATTAAAATCCTTGGCCAAACGATAGGTAATTGGCAACAGGATCGATTTTTTGGGCAGAGAAAGATTAACGCGCTTTTTCATACCTTATTATGCACTTTCCAGTAAATTGTTGGCGGCATTGTTAACAAGTAGGGTATAAAGTTGCTACACTGCATCCGATCGCTAAGAGCCAGGAATTCTGGCGAAATTATGGGGATAGATAATGGCTAAGATTTTCCTTTCCGCAGGTCATGGTGGGTTTGAAGGCGCATTCCGCGATCCAGGAGTCGTAGTTAATAACACAAGCGAAGCCGCTGAAATGATCGCCACGCGCGATTTAGTTGTGGCAGAGCTTAGATCACGCGGCTTAAGCGTGGAAGCCCCAAGTG
The sequence above is a segment of the Pseudanabaena sp. PCC 7367 genome. Coding sequences within it:
- a CDS encoding aminotransferase class I/II-fold pyridoxal phosphate-dependent enzyme, with translation MEQLDQSQAPILNALQSYLAIDQAAFYMPGHKRGNCIDPQLDELLGSNIFKLDLPELPGLEDTIAQAETLAAAAYGAKQTRFLVNGSTIGVQAIVLATCQPGDKILVGRNCHRSVISALILSGARPIYLPTSYNTEFDLDLGVSIHTLKQALAKHSDARAILITSPNYFGVGAELKEMVAIAHAHHLPVLVDEAHGAHLHFHPDLPIDAIAAGADLVVQSTHKMATSLTQSSILHCGNSLNEYGLELEAIDAAINLLQSTSPSILLLASLDAARRQMATTGHKLLDRTIELANQARSQIDHILNLRTIPASITANFDPTRLTVMLDRLALTGFDADQILLDSLDAVAEMPTLSQLVFAFSIGNRNDDVDKLVRSLQVLSDQYSQSRSMDQSALESKQDLMIQILTKLPRSPLTPREAFFAKSKRVRLNTAIGKISTELAYAYPPGIPILCPGEEITKAAIEFLRLLKSSGGVINGCSDPELEMIMVIA
- a CDS encoding NIL domain-containing protein, whose product is MKKRVNLSLPKKSILLPITYRLAKDFNVAANIIRAQVAPNQVGKMVVELSGDIDRLEEAVEWMRSLDIEVSMNGREIVIDENICVDCGLCTGVCPTGALTLNPETYKLNFARSRCIVCEQCIPSCPVEAISTNL